Genomic segment of Phormidium ambiguum IAM M-71:
TGAATCACAGTTCCGACCATGTGCAAAGCAATCACATTAATGAAAAAACAGCACCAATCAGGCCATCCCCAGCACCAATACCCGCAAGTGGAAAGTACTACCATTCCCACTGCGACACAAAACATCAGCAGTGTAGGATTAAAATCGCCGGGAGGTTGCAACAACTCCTTTGGTACTGTCAGCGGCTTCTGTGCCTCCGACATCAGTATCATTACTCCAGTAAACTTCCATCGCGTAGTATACGATACGGACACTCAAACAATAAAGTTTAGTAATGGCTGATTAGGGTACAGTGAAGAGTGTTAAATTAAGAAGTTTCCCCAACTGAGAACTTAAAACCGGGTAAGGGCGGGTTTATATAAATAATGGTTATATTGCTTTTGTTAGATCATTAGAAAAACCGCACTTACTCGCTCAAAACTTTCCCATCTTGCCCCTTTCTAGCCTTGTGGATAGGTCAAAATGCCCTCTGAAAAATACTTGCGAAGAACAAAAATTGTAGCCACGATCGGCCCTGCTACCCGGACTCCTGAAGTTTTGCGTGCTTTAATTGAAGCGGGAGCCACCACCTTACGTTTAAACTTTTCTCATGGTACCCACGAAGAACACCAACGGAATATTCGCCTGATTCGGCAAACTTCCTTTGAGCTTAATCAGCCAGTGGGGATACTGCAAGACTTACAAGGCCCGAAAATTAGATTAGGGCAATTTGAAAATGGGTCTGTGGTGGTGAAAAAAGGCGATCGCTTTACCTTAACCAATCGTCAAGTTTTAGGCAACGAAGAAATTAGTTCCGTCACTTACGATCGACTAGCCGAAGAAGTCCCCGAAGGCGCTACCATCCTTCTAGACGATGGCAAAGTAGAAATGGTCGTGGAAAAAGTCGATCGCACCACCCAAGAACTACATTGCTGCGTCGTCGTTGGCGGAGTCCTTTCCAACAGCAAAGGTGTAAACTTCCCCGGAGTCTACCTTTCCATCAAAGCCCTCACCGACAAAGACCGCAAAGACTTAATGTTCGGCTTAGACCAAGGAGTAGACTGGGTAGCATTAAGCTTCGTGCGAAACCCCCAAGACGTATTAGAAATCAAAGAATTGATTTTCAGTGCTGGCAAACAAGTACCAGTAATTGCCAAAATCGAAAAGCATGAAGCGATCGAACAAATGGAAGCCATCCTCCCCCTCTGCGATGGCGTAATGATAGCCAGAGGCGACTTAGGCGTAGAATTACCCGCCGAAGACGTACCCGTCTTACAAAAACGGTTAATCGTCCTTGCCAACCGTTTAGGCATCCCCATCATCACCGCCACCCAAATGCTAGATAGCATGGTTGGTAGCCCCCGTCCCACCCGCGCCGAAATCTCCGACGTAGCCAATGCTATCCTCGATGGAACCGATGCCGTCATGCTTTCCAACGAAACAGCCGTTGGTAAATATCCGATCGAAGCAGTCGCAACAATGGCACGCATCGCCGTTAGAATCGAACAAGAAAAGGCGCGACAAACCACCGTCGCCACTATTGAAACTACTAGTCCTTCCATTCCCAACGCCATCAGCCAAGCCGTCGGACACATAGCCGAACAACTTGACGCGACGGCAATCATGAGTTTGACTAAATCAGGCGCAACCGCCAGAAACGTCTCCAAATTCCGCCCAAAAACCCCCATTTTGGCAGTTACCCCCCACGTCGATGTTGCCCGACAATTACAATTAGTTTGGGGTGTAAAACCTTTATTGGTTTTAGACTTACCTTCCACCAGTCAAACCTTCCAAGCGGCAATCAACGTCGCTAGAGAAAACATTTTAGTCACCGAAGGTGACTTAGTGGTAATGACTGCGGGAACCCTGCAAGGCGTTTCCGGTTCCACAGATTTAATTAAAGTGGAAGTAGTAACCGCAGTACTAGGCAAAGGAACTGCCTTGGGTTCCGGTTCTGTGAGTGGTAAGGCGAGAGTAGCTGCTAACTCAGGGGATGTTTCTAACTTTAATCCCGGAGAAATTTTAGTTGCCTCCCGTACCAGCGCAGAATACGTTGATGCCATTCGCAAAGCCGCCGGGATCATTACCGAAGATGAAAGTCTCACCAGTCACGCCGCCGTTATTGGTTTGCGTTTGGGTATCCCGGTAATAGTTGGTGTGAAAAACGCCACTCAGTGCATCCGCGACGGCGCAATTTTAACTTTGGATATGCAGCGAGGATTGATTTACTCAGGTGCGATCGGCGCTACTCAAACAGAGACAGTAGTAACAGTTTAAGTCATTGGTCATTAGTCATTAGTCATTAGTCAAAATTCATCAAATGACAAATGACAAATGACAAATGACAATTAACAAATAAGATTATGGTACAAAGTAAACTTA
This window contains:
- the pyk gene encoding pyruvate kinase, with the translated sequence MPSEKYLRRTKIVATIGPATRTPEVLRALIEAGATTLRLNFSHGTHEEHQRNIRLIRQTSFELNQPVGILQDLQGPKIRLGQFENGSVVVKKGDRFTLTNRQVLGNEEISSVTYDRLAEEVPEGATILLDDGKVEMVVEKVDRTTQELHCCVVVGGVLSNSKGVNFPGVYLSIKALTDKDRKDLMFGLDQGVDWVALSFVRNPQDVLEIKELIFSAGKQVPVIAKIEKHEAIEQMEAILPLCDGVMIARGDLGVELPAEDVPVLQKRLIVLANRLGIPIITATQMLDSMVGSPRPTRAEISDVANAILDGTDAVMLSNETAVGKYPIEAVATMARIAVRIEQEKARQTTVATIETTSPSIPNAISQAVGHIAEQLDATAIMSLTKSGATARNVSKFRPKTPILAVTPHVDVARQLQLVWGVKPLLVLDLPSTSQTFQAAINVARENILVTEGDLVVMTAGTLQGVSGSTDLIKVEVVTAVLGKGTALGSGSVSGKARVAANSGDVSNFNPGEILVASRTSAEYVDAIRKAAGIITEDESLTSHAAVIGLRLGIPVIVGVKNATQCIRDGAILTLDMQRGLIYSGAIGATQTETVVTV